In the genome of Triticum urartu cultivar G1812 chromosome 5, Tu2.1, whole genome shotgun sequence, one region contains:
- the LOC125506362 gene encoding SKP1-like protein 1, which yields MKMVRLRSSDGEEFEVAEETIGAASVMIKGMLEDDVAVDVIPLPNVTGRILSRILDYVNRHFSDPVGVTSSCPGADDPLRRFDDSFVHVDQDTLFDLLLAANFLDMQSLLDLTCKAVADQISGRTLEEIRKKFNIVNDYTKDEEQEVRRENSWAFN from the exons ATGAAGATGGTTCGTCTCCGCAGCTCCGACGGCGAGGAGTTCGAGGTGGCGGAGGAGACCATCGGCGCGGCGTCGGTGATGATCAAGGGCATGCTAGAGGACGACGTCGCCGTCGACGTGATCCCGCTCCCCAACGTGACCGGCCGCATCCTCTCCCGCATCCTCGACTACGTCAACAGGCACTTCTCCGACCCCGTCGGCGTCACCTCGTCCTGCCCCGGCGCCGACGACCCCCTCAGGCGGTTCGACGACTCCTTCGTCCATGTCGATCAGGACACCCTCTTCGACCTCCTCCTC GCTGCCAATTTCCTCGACATGCAGAGCCTGCTCGACCTGACGTGCAAGGCGGTGGCGGACCAGATCAGCGGCAGGACCCTCGAGGAGATCCGCAAGAAGTTCAACATCGTCAACGACTACACCAAGGATGAGGAGCAGGAGGTCCGCAGGGAGAACTCGTGGGCATTCAATTAG